The following are from one region of the Paenibacillus protaetiae genome:
- the xylA gene encoding xylose isomerase, with translation MSVFKNIPTIQFEGKGSDNPFAFKHYNPKEVVLGKTMEEHLRFAVAYWHTYVANGTDQFGVGTAVRDWDKFSGLDLAKARVEANFEFMEKLDIPYFCFHDVDIAPEGATLAESNKNLDVIVAQIKDNMKSSGRKLLWNTANMFSNPRYVFGAGTAVNADVYAYAAAQVKKGLEVGKELGGENYVFWGGREGYETLLNTDMAFELDNLARLYHMAIDYANQIGFDAQFLIEPKPKEPTKHQYDFDAATTIAFLQKYGLQDKFKLNLEANHATLAGHTFEHEIRVSAINGMLGSLDANQGDYLLGWDTDEFPTDLYSTTLAMYEVLKAGGLGRGGVNFDAKVRRGSFEVDDLFFAHIAGMDSFAWGLKAAAKLIEGRVLDSIIENRYRSFKEGIGADVVSGKATLASLEAYALQNSVIKNESGRQERIKNILNDVIFSV, from the coding sequence TCGAAGGCAAAGGTTCCGACAATCCGTTTGCATTCAAACACTACAATCCAAAAGAAGTTGTGCTCGGCAAAACGATGGAAGAGCATCTTCGTTTCGCAGTAGCATACTGGCATACTTATGTTGCAAACGGCACTGACCAATTTGGCGTTGGTACTGCAGTACGCGACTGGGACAAATTCAGCGGCCTTGACCTTGCTAAAGCACGCGTTGAAGCGAACTTTGAATTCATGGAAAAACTGGATATCCCTTACTTCTGCTTCCATGACGTAGACATCGCTCCAGAAGGCGCTACGCTGGCTGAATCGAACAAAAACCTCGACGTTATCGTTGCTCAAATTAAAGACAACATGAAGTCGTCCGGCCGCAAACTGCTCTGGAACACAGCTAACATGTTCTCCAACCCGCGTTATGTATTTGGCGCAGGTACTGCAGTTAACGCTGACGTATACGCATATGCAGCAGCTCAAGTTAAAAAAGGTCTTGAAGTTGGTAAAGAACTGGGCGGCGAAAACTATGTATTCTGGGGCGGCCGTGAAGGTTACGAAACGCTTCTGAACACAGATATGGCTTTCGAGCTTGACAACCTTGCTCGCCTGTACCATATGGCTATCGACTACGCTAACCAAATCGGCTTCGACGCTCAATTCCTGATCGAGCCTAAACCAAAAGAACCTACGAAACACCAATATGACTTTGACGCAGCTACAACGATTGCATTCCTGCAAAAATACGGTTTGCAAGACAAATTCAAACTCAACCTGGAAGCTAACCATGCAACGCTGGCTGGCCACACGTTCGAGCATGAAATTCGCGTTTCCGCAATTAACGGCATGCTCGGTTCCCTTGACGCTAACCAAGGCGACTACCTGCTTGGCTGGGATACAGATGAATTCCCGACTGACCTGTACTCGACGACTCTTGCGATGTATGAAGTGCTCAAAGCAGGCGGCCTGGGCCGTGGCGGCGTAAACTTCGACGCAAAAGTACGCCGTGGTTCGTTTGAAGTTGACGACCTGTTCTTCGCACACATCGCAGGTATGGACAGCTTCGCTTGGGGCTTGAAAGCAGCTGCTAAATTGATCGAAGGACGCGTTCTCGACAGCATCATCGAAAACCGTTACCGCTCGTTCAAAGAAGGCATCGGCGCTGACGTGGTATCCGGCAAAGCGACTTTGGCTTCCCTGGAAGCTTACGCGCTTCAAAACAGCGTGATCAAAAACGAGTCCGGCCGTCAAGAACGTATCAAAAACATCCTGAACGATGTTATTTTCAGCGTTTAA
- a CDS encoding PAS domain S-box protein, with protein MMQNVFYLMKEPMLITEFEHNRWYIRDINPSFTSLSGYKKQELLEADPSGLFKEGASFGQMVARLTDENEPFAAMDEELNARSATAIPVRVTGRMFPLEEKNGCIIMCQDITVQKWIEEYAVKQPISAAAQLDEQYRIRSLERYYTPVIHTANYYLGRPAFEFIEEDSRKSVKRMLDYAKNNGTVERVELRLQIDGKSQHASIIVKPMFNGCRTFTGFSVIIASLHLNEQEDDPGYKLRMLMLNKNITATSLAQSTLISLTTISKIRNGKIKKPQRLTAELIAGELGVKPESIWSSFKR; from the coding sequence ATGATGCAAAATGTATTTTACTTGATGAAAGAACCGATGCTCATTACCGAGTTTGAACATAACCGCTGGTACATTCGCGATATTAATCCGTCTTTCACATCCCTCTCGGGATATAAAAAACAAGAGCTGCTTGAAGCAGACCCAAGCGGGCTATTTAAGGAAGGCGCGTCATTCGGCCAAATGGTCGCCCGCCTGACTGATGAGAACGAGCCTTTTGCGGCTATGGATGAGGAGCTGAACGCAAGGTCCGCAACCGCCATTCCCGTTCGTGTCACAGGGCGCATGTTCCCGCTTGAAGAGAAAAACGGCTGCATCATTATGTGCCAGGATATAACGGTACAGAAGTGGATCGAGGAATATGCCGTCAAGCAGCCTATCTCGGCTGCCGCCCAGCTGGATGAGCAATACCGGATCCGCTCGCTGGAGCGGTATTACACGCCCGTCATTCATACCGCCAATTACTATTTGGGCCGGCCGGCCTTCGAATTCATTGAAGAAGACTCACGAAAAAGCGTAAAACGGATGCTGGATTATGCCAAAAACAACGGAACCGTTGAAAGAGTAGAGCTGCGGCTGCAAATCGACGGCAAATCGCAACATGCAAGCATCATTGTAAAACCGATGTTCAACGGCTGCCGGACCTTCACCGGATTTTCCGTTATTATCGCCAGCCTGCATCTGAACGAACAGGAAGATGACCCGGGCTACAAGCTGCGAATGCTGATGCTGAATAAAAATATAACCGCTACGTCGCTTGCCCAGTCTACGCTGATTTCCTTAACGACCATCTCCAAAATCCGCAACGGCAAAATTAAAAAACCCCAGCGCCTGACGGCTGAATTAATCGCCGGGGAGCTGGGGGTGAAACCTGAGTCGATATGGAGCAGCTTCAAGCGGTAA
- a CDS encoding MarR family transcriptional regulator — MNKEEQVITGFRDVFNKMVWLNKFKMEANLKGYKPSEVHCMEYIEKHIDSNVTKLAESLYMTSGAISKITQKLIKKGLIESYQKPDNKKEIYFRLTEQGKVIYTIHEELHQQFQERDKAVFEQITDEQFDSMLRFLEKYSKHLDAEIKKQGILLKQEE; from the coding sequence ATGAACAAAGAGGAACAAGTTATAACGGGCTTCAGGGACGTATTCAACAAGATGGTTTGGCTGAATAAGTTCAAGATGGAAGCCAATCTGAAAGGTTACAAGCCTTCTGAAGTCCATTGCATGGAATACATTGAAAAACATATAGATTCCAACGTGACGAAACTTGCCGAGTCGCTGTATATGACTAGCGGGGCCATAAGTAAAATAACGCAGAAGCTCATCAAAAAAGGCCTTATCGAAAGTTATCAAAAGCCGGATAACAAGAAAGAAATTTATTTCAGGCTTACGGAGCAGGGGAAGGTCATTTATACAATCCATGAGGAGCTGCACCAACAATTTCAGGAGCGGGATAAAGCGGTATTTGAGCAGATAACCGATGAGCAATTTGACAGTATGCTTCGCTTCCTGGAAAAGTACAGCAAGCATTTGGATGCAGAAATCAAGAAACAGGGAATCCTTTTGAAGCAGGAAGAATGA
- a CDS encoding methyl-accepting chemotaxis protein produces MRIGWKLTVSRRLVASFLAILVILAANGITTFVMMGKMNDNASSLSGVWLANTEAIMNINNAHESLLTIQYQMLYQMNDQQQMLKLESQGGTILDNLEKWFAQYRTGFTANNDTNLFQSLKKQSELYVQSYNALLDTIEAKGDSYAISKAIRDSDSSFNALNTYIDTLMLQNKQGAEKESRSSDTINRQGMYATAAGLVIAIAVIASLVYYIRRTVSQPLKKAADVVSLVAQGNLNVTVPQVKQQDEIGTLATALSGMITMIQSTIQRVQQAASGVNASAQELLAASQENASASDQAAAMVRESAAGADEQLASFEEIGRSTEEMTIGVQRIAESSGEVALLSAKAADQSKEGSDTIAEASVTMNKIDLSIRTAVQQVEQLESHMGSIGKILGMIGNVSKQTNLLALNASIEAARAGEHGKGFAVVAEEVRLLSAQTAEAVTEITSVISKIMSDTESTVHSMRASRQESQLGLQKMEAAGDSFRVIAEASKNVSSKIEEVAAAAEQLAASSEEVAASVGQVMGIARRTSDISKEVASAADKQSASASNVASAAGALTGIAQDMNEAVSGFRT; encoded by the coding sequence ATGCGGATAGGATGGAAACTAACAGTAAGCCGGCGGTTGGTCGCCTCGTTTTTGGCGATTCTTGTCATACTTGCGGCTAACGGCATTACGACTTTTGTCATGATGGGCAAAATGAACGATAATGCTTCAAGCTTGTCGGGTGTCTGGCTGGCCAACACAGAAGCCATTATGAACATTAACAATGCCCATGAAAGCCTGCTGACTATACAGTATCAAATGCTGTATCAAATGAATGACCAGCAGCAGATGTTAAAGCTGGAGAGCCAAGGCGGCACCATTCTGGACAATCTCGAAAAGTGGTTTGCGCAATATCGGACCGGCTTTACGGCCAATAATGATACGAATTTGTTCCAGTCGCTCAAAAAGCAGTCCGAGCTGTATGTGCAAAGCTATAACGCGCTTCTGGATACGATTGAAGCCAAAGGTGACAGCTATGCGATAAGCAAAGCAATTCGCGACTCGGACAGCTCGTTTAACGCATTGAATACGTATATCGATACGCTGATGCTTCAAAATAAACAAGGCGCAGAGAAAGAAAGCCGATCCAGCGATACGATTAACCGTCAGGGCATGTATGCAACAGCTGCCGGCCTGGTGATTGCCATCGCGGTTATCGCTTCGCTGGTGTATTACATTCGGCGTACCGTTTCGCAGCCGCTGAAGAAGGCCGCTGACGTTGTTTCCCTTGTTGCGCAAGGGAACTTGAACGTGACGGTGCCGCAAGTGAAGCAGCAGGATGAGATCGGCACGCTGGCGACAGCGCTCAGCGGGATGATTACGATGATCCAAAGCACAATCCAGCGCGTTCAGCAGGCCGCTTCAGGCGTCAACGCATCGGCGCAGGAGCTGCTGGCGGCTTCGCAGGAGAATGCGAGCGCGTCCGATCAGGCTGCTGCTATGGTCCGAGAGTCTGCCGCAGGAGCGGACGAGCAGCTCGCGAGCTTTGAGGAAATCGGCCGTTCGACGGAAGAAATGACGATTGGCGTGCAGCGTATTGCCGAAAGCAGCGGGGAGGTTGCTCTGCTTTCCGCCAAAGCGGCCGACCAGTCTAAAGAAGGCTCCGATACGATTGCCGAGGCTTCGGTGACGATGAACAAAATCGACCTGTCGATCCGGACGGCGGTTCAGCAGGTTGAGCAGCTGGAGAGCCATATGGGCAGCATCGGCAAAATTCTCGGCATGATCGGCAACGTCTCGAAGCAAACGAACCTGCTTGCGTTAAATGCTTCCATTGAAGCGGCGCGTGCGGGCGAACACGGCAAAGGGTTTGCCGTCGTTGCAGAGGAAGTCCGCTTGCTTTCCGCACAGACGGCAGAGGCGGTAACGGAAATAACGTCGGTTATATCCAAAATCATGAGCGATACGGAATCGACCGTTCACTCGATGCGCGCCAGCAGGCAGGAATCACAGCTTGGCCTTCAGAAAATGGAAGCGGCCGGCGATTCCTTCCGCGTAATCGCCGAAGCTTCCAAAAATGTTTCGAGCAAAATCGAAGAGGTGGCGGCAGCAGCCGAACAGCTTGCCGCAAGCTCGGAGGAAGTTGCGGCATCGGTCGGCCAAGTGATGGGCATTGCCCGACGTACTTCCGATATTTCCAAGGAAGTAGCTTCGGCGGCCGACAAGCAGTCCGCTTCCGCGTCCAATGTGGCGTCGGCGGCGGGGGCTCTGACGGGCATCGCACAGGATATGAACGAGGCGGTAAGCGGCTTCCGCACGTAA
- the xylB gene encoding xylulokinase, producing the protein MPYVIGVDLGTSAVKVLLVDKNGTVAGEVSRSYPLFHEYSGWSEQKPDDWVQATVEALKELAAQEGINAAEIEGISFSGQMHGLVLLDSEGNPVRNAILWNDTRTTAECREIEAALGDKLLKVTRNPALEGFTLPKILWVRKHEPEAFAKASLFVLPKDYVRYRLTGELHMDYSDAAGTLILDVAGKKWSDEVLSAFDLPASFCPPLVESHGQTGTLLPQIAEQTGLSAATKIFAGGADNACGAIGAGILSEGLTLCSIGTSGVILSYENDSSKDFAGKVHFFNHGKEDAFYAMGVTLAAGYSLSWFKKTFAPGESFDELLAGVGDIKPGADGLLFTPYLVGERTPHADSQIRASFIGVDGSHERKHFARAVMEGITFSLHESVDMFRQAGKTVDKIVSIGGGAQNPVWLQMQADIFGAEVVALENEQGPGLGAAMLAAYGCGWFASLDECAERFVKHAKSYQPNADAVAAYEGLFRIYQQVYGATRGLNAELAAYRH; encoded by the coding sequence ATGCCTTATGTCATTGGTGTAGACCTCGGGACGAGCGCCGTCAAAGTACTGCTCGTCGACAAAAACGGCACGGTAGCTGGGGAAGTTTCCCGCAGCTACCCGCTGTTTCATGAATACTCCGGCTGGAGCGAGCAAAAGCCGGATGATTGGGTTCAGGCAACGGTAGAAGCACTGAAAGAACTCGCGGCACAAGAGGGCATTAACGCCGCTGAGATCGAAGGCATCAGCTTCTCCGGCCAAATGCACGGCCTTGTGCTGCTCGACAGCGAAGGCAACCCGGTGCGCAACGCGATCCTGTGGAACGATACGCGCACAACGGCGGAATGCCGCGAAATCGAAGCTGCGCTTGGCGACAAGCTGCTGAAAGTTACGCGCAATCCGGCGCTGGAAGGCTTTACGCTGCCGAAAATCCTGTGGGTGCGCAAGCACGAGCCGGAAGCATTTGCGAAAGCAAGCTTGTTTGTGCTGCCGAAAGATTATGTGCGCTACCGCCTGACGGGCGAGCTGCATATGGATTATTCCGACGCAGCAGGCACGCTTATTCTTGACGTAGCAGGCAAAAAGTGGAGCGACGAAGTGCTCTCCGCCTTTGATCTGCCGGCAAGCTTCTGCCCGCCGCTTGTGGAATCGCACGGCCAGACCGGCACGCTGCTTCCGCAAATTGCGGAGCAAACCGGCCTCTCCGCAGCAACGAAAATTTTTGCCGGCGGCGCTGACAATGCTTGCGGCGCAATTGGCGCAGGCATTCTGAGCGAAGGCTTGACGCTTTGCAGCATCGGTACGTCCGGCGTTATTCTTTCGTACGAAAATGATTCGTCGAAAGATTTTGCCGGCAAGGTCCATTTCTTCAACCACGGCAAAGAAGACGCTTTTTATGCAATGGGCGTTACGCTGGCCGCAGGCTACAGCCTCAGCTGGTTCAAGAAAACGTTCGCTCCAGGCGAATCGTTTGACGAGCTGCTTGCAGGCGTAGGCGACATCAAGCCAGGCGCAGACGGCCTTCTCTTTACGCCGTACCTGGTGGGCGAACGCACGCCACATGCCGACTCGCAAATCCGCGCAAGCTTTATCGGCGTGGACGGTTCGCATGAGCGGAAGCATTTTGCCCGTGCGGTTATGGAAGGCATTACGTTCTCGCTCCATGAATCCGTCGATATGTTCCGCCAAGCGGGCAAAACAGTCGACAAGATCGTTTCGATCGGCGGCGGCGCTCAAAATCCGGTTTGGCTGCAAATGCAAGCCGACATTTTTGGCGCGGAAGTGGTAGCGCTTGAGAACGAGCAAGGTCCTGGTCTTGGCGCAGCTATGCTTGCAGCATACGGCTGCGGCTGGTTTGCAAGCCTGGACGAGTGCGCAGAGCGTTTCGTGAAGCATGCCAAGTCTTATCAGCCAAACGCTGATGCGGTGGCGGCTTACGAAGGCCTGTTCCGGATTTATCAGCAAGTATATGGAGCAACGCGCGGCTTGAACGCCGAGCTTGCTGCTTATCGTCATTAA
- a CDS encoding MFS transporter, whose product MFKSSHPKQNTEQTMNNNTLLFGLMSVFLCGIGFSIITPVVPFLVQPYVSNPGDQAIVVTLLTSVYAVCVFFAAPGLGALSDRFGRRPLLLICLAGSAIGYIVFGAGGALWVLFAGRIIEGIAGGSISTLFAYFADITPKEQRTKYFGWVSAAAGAGSAIGPALSGLLAKFGHSFPLYFAAVITVLNVVYGYFFMPESLDNHNRLSKITMVRLNPFSQLMNVLSARNVKRLLVAAFLLWIPNGSLQGVFSQLTIDTFHWTPALIGLMFSIMGVQDILSQGFIMPKLLKKLSDKQIAVTGMAAEIIGYCLIAASALCTWYPLLIAGIFIFGFGDSIFGPSFNGMVSKSVESSEQGRIQGGSQSIQALARIIGPVVGGQIYVAMGHAAPAIMGIILIAAAIPVMYKSTQVTSD is encoded by the coding sequence ATGTTTAAATCATCACACCCTAAACAGAACACAGAACAAACGATGAATAACAATACATTGTTATTTGGTCTTATGTCTGTGTTTCTTTGCGGAATAGGTTTCAGCATTATAACCCCGGTCGTCCCCTTTTTGGTGCAGCCTTATGTAAGCAATCCGGGGGATCAGGCTATTGTTGTTACGCTGTTGACCTCTGTTTATGCCGTCTGCGTGTTTTTTGCAGCCCCTGGGCTTGGCGCTTTGAGCGACAGGTTTGGGCGCCGTCCATTGCTTCTGATATGCCTTGCGGGCTCTGCCATCGGGTATATCGTATTTGGCGCAGGAGGAGCGCTGTGGGTGCTGTTTGCCGGGCGCATCATTGAAGGCATAGCAGGAGGCAGCATTAGTACGCTTTTCGCTTATTTTGCAGATATTACGCCTAAAGAGCAGCGCACCAAATACTTCGGATGGGTGAGCGCGGCTGCAGGCGCAGGCTCCGCCATTGGACCGGCTCTAAGCGGGCTGCTTGCGAAATTCGGCCATTCGTTTCCCTTATATTTTGCAGCAGTCATAACGGTATTGAATGTTGTGTACGGGTATTTTTTTATGCCGGAAAGCCTGGACAACCATAACAGACTGAGCAAGATAACGATGGTTAGGCTGAATCCATTCTCGCAGCTAATGAACGTGCTTTCTGCAAGAAACGTAAAGCGGCTGCTTGTGGCAGCGTTTTTGCTTTGGATTCCGAACGGGTCATTGCAGGGCGTTTTTTCACAATTGACGATAGATACCTTCCATTGGACGCCGGCGCTAATCGGATTGATGTTTTCCATTATGGGAGTTCAAGATATATTGTCCCAAGGCTTCATCATGCCGAAGCTTTTGAAGAAGCTTAGCGATAAACAAATTGCAGTTACCGGCATGGCGGCGGAAATAATAGGCTACTGCCTGATTGCGGCATCGGCTTTGTGCACGTGGTATCCGCTTCTGATCGCCGGGATATTTATATTTGGTTTTGGCGATTCGATCTTCGGGCCTTCATTTAATGGAATGGTGTCCAAGTCCGTTGAATCAAGCGAACAAGGAAGGATTCAAGGAGGCAGTCAATCCATTCAGGCTTTGGCAAGAATAATCGGACCGGTCGTTGGCGGCCAAATCTATGTCGCGATGGGCCATGCCGCGCCTGCGATTATGGGTATCATCCTTATAGCAGCGGCAATTCCCGTTATGTATAAGAGCACGCAGGTAACAAGTGATTAG